One genomic window of Salvia miltiorrhiza cultivar Shanhuang (shh) chromosome 4, IMPLAD_Smil_shh, whole genome shotgun sequence includes the following:
- the LOC131022145 gene encoding RING-H2 finger protein ATL63-like — protein MASFAAHVAATSLTFLKIFSGQEERLAAAAAAAVFDESSEAEQYCSICLNDVRGGDGYRKLAECGHGFHARCIDVWLRSHSTCPLCRAQLPQIISLNQNQCEWNDLVSAFLAVINDFLHRMCNPPLNDELSSMLCAAAI, from the coding sequence ATGGCATCATTCGCAGCGCACGTGGCCGCCACTTCTCTAACCTTCCTCAAGATATTCTCCGGGCAAGAGGAGcggctggcggcggcggcggcggcggccgtctTCGACGAGAGCTCGGAGGCCGAGCAGTACTGTTCCATATGCCTAAACGACGTGCGCGGCGGCGACGGCTACCGGAAGCTGGCGGAGTGCGGCCACGGCTTCCACGCGAGGTGCATTGATGTGTGGCTGCGATCACACTCGACGTGCCCTCTCTGCAGAGCTCAGCTCCCTCAAATTATCTCACTCAATCAGAATCAATGCGAGTGGAATGATCTCGTGTCCGCGTTTTTGGCGGTGATTAACGATTTTCTGCACAGAATGTGCAATCCTCCTCTTAATGATGAGCTCTCCTCCATGCTCTGCGCCGCCGCCATTTAA
- the LOC131022143 gene encoding UMP-CMP kinase 3-like isoform X2 — protein sequence MGTVVDAANKEAKGSAPTNKKVTVVFVLGGPGSGKGTQCANIVEHFGYTHLSAGDLLRAEIKSGSENGTMIQNMIKEGKIVPSEVTIKLLQRAIEENGNDKFLIDGFPRNEENRAAFESVTGIQPEFVLFFNCSEEEMEKRLLGRNQGREDDNIETIRKRFKVYMESSLPVIEYYSAKGKVKKIDAAKPIGEVFEAVKAIFTPPKVAA from the exons ATGGGGACTGTTGTAGATGCTGCAAACAAG GAAGCAAAGGGAAGTGCACCAACCAACAAGAAGGTCACCGTTGTGTTTGTTCTGG GTGGCCCAGGCAGTGGTAAGGGCACGCAGTGCGCAAACATCGTCGAACATTTTGGTTATACTCACCTGAGTGCAGGTGATCTTCTCCGAGCGGAGATAAAATCTGGTTCTGAAAATGG GACTATGATTCAAAACATGATTAAGGAGGGAAAGATTGTACCTTCAGAGGTCACAATCAAGCTTCTTCAACGAGCAATAGAGGAAAACGGAAATGACAAGTTTCTTATTGACGGTTTCCCACGTAATGAGGAAAATCGTGCAGCATTTGAGTCTGTA ACTGGCATTCAGCCAGAATTTGTGCTTTTCTTCAACTGTTCAGAGGAGGAAATGGAGAAGCGCTTGCTGGGTAGAAACCAG GGTAGGGAAGATGATAATATAGAGACAATAAGGAAGAGATTTAAGGTCTACATGGAATCTAGTCTCCCAGTTATTGAATATTACAGTGCAAAAGGCAAGGTTAAGAAG ATTGATGCCGCGAAACCAATTGGAGAAGTTTTTGAGGCAGTCAAAGCAATTTTCACCCCACCCAAG GTTGCTGCTTAA
- the LOC131022144 gene encoding uncharacterized protein LOC131022144: MATCISVIPPVSLSLSSAKRDGCASLSWSSSFPNIKISTTSSILPSSTRTTRQGFVVQAAWTRRSRSEAAKRPNRKSWKQRTDMYMRPFLLNVFFSKRFIHAKVMHRGTSKVVSVATTNAKDLRNALPSLTDNNACRVIGNLIAERSKEADVYAVAFEPKKNERIEGRLAIILDTIQENGIIFVD; encoded by the exons atggcTACTTGCATATCAGTAATTCCGCctgtatctctctctctctcctccgccAAAAGAGATGGCTGCGCTTCTCTCTCATGGTCATCTTCTTTCCCTAACATTAAAATTTCCACAACTAGCTCAATTCTCCCCTCTTCAACCCGCACTACGAGacag GGCTTCGTTGTCCAAGCTGCTTGGACGCGGAGATCTCGTAGTGAAGCTGCTAAGAGGCCTAACAGGAAGTCATGGAAACAGAGGACAGATATGTATATGAGACCATTTCTGCTGAATGTGTTCTTTTCAAAACGATTTATCCATGCGAAAGTGATGCATCGAGGAACCAGTAAAGTGGTATCTGTTGCCACCACAAATGCCAAGGATCTCAGGAACGCGCTGCCATCCCTCACCGACAACAATGCGTGCAGAGTTATAGGAAATCTGATTGCTGAGAGATCCAAGGAAGCTGATGTATATGCAGTTGCGTTTGAGCCAAAGAAGAACGAACGTATTGAGGGCAGACTTGCCATTATTCTCGACACCATACAAGAGAATGGCATCATATTCGTTGACTAG
- the LOC131022143 gene encoding UMP-CMP kinase 3-like isoform X1 encodes MGTVVDAANKEAKGSAPTNKKVTVVFVLGGPGSGKGTQCANIVEHFGYTHLSAGDLLRAEIKSGSENGTMIQNMIKEGKIVPSEVTIKLLQRAIEENGNDKFLIDGFPRNEENRAAFESVTGIQPEFVLFFNCSEEEMEKRLLGRNQGREDDNIETIRKRFKVYMESSLPVIEYYSAKGKVKKIDAAKPIGEVFEAVKAIFTPPKVCTIMLPGIDA; translated from the exons ATGGGGACTGTTGTAGATGCTGCAAACAAG GAAGCAAAGGGAAGTGCACCAACCAACAAGAAGGTCACCGTTGTGTTTGTTCTGG GTGGCCCAGGCAGTGGTAAGGGCACGCAGTGCGCAAACATCGTCGAACATTTTGGTTATACTCACCTGAGTGCAGGTGATCTTCTCCGAGCGGAGATAAAATCTGGTTCTGAAAATGG GACTATGATTCAAAACATGATTAAGGAGGGAAAGATTGTACCTTCAGAGGTCACAATCAAGCTTCTTCAACGAGCAATAGAGGAAAACGGAAATGACAAGTTTCTTATTGACGGTTTCCCACGTAATGAGGAAAATCGTGCAGCATTTGAGTCTGTA ACTGGCATTCAGCCAGAATTTGTGCTTTTCTTCAACTGTTCAGAGGAGGAAATGGAGAAGCGCTTGCTGGGTAGAAACCAG GGTAGGGAAGATGATAATATAGAGACAATAAGGAAGAGATTTAAGGTCTACATGGAATCTAGTCTCCCAGTTATTGAATATTACAGTGCAAAAGGCAAGGTTAAGAAG ATTGATGCCGCGAAACCAATTGGAGAAGTTTTTGAGGCAGTCAAAGCAATTTTCACCCCACCCAAGGTATGCACTATTATGCTTCCAGGGATTGATGCATAA